The region TGACCTCAAAAGTTGGCCTTAGAGGTCTCCCACAGCTCTCAGAGGACTtacccctcttttctctctctcaggtCCCTGTATAGTGGGCTATGGGGTATACTACTTCATTTACAGTACATGGAAAGGCAGCGGCATTTATCTGGAAGACATCTATGTGATGCCGGAATATCGGGGTACTGGGCAGAGGCTAAGCCTGGGGTGGGAGCAAAGCAACCCACATGCCCTACCACCAGCTCCTACTCCTCACCCCTAATCCCAACTTGCGATCTCTTCCAACTGAAATAATCACTCTTTTTGCCTCTTCCTTCCTACAACAGGTCAGGGAATTGGTTCCAAAATAATCAAAAAGGTGGCTGAGgtgaggagaggggtggggactaCAAGCTAGGCAagggttttatatttatttatttatttgagacagagtctcactatgtcgccctgggtggagtgccgtggcatcacagctcacagcaacctccaactcctgggcttaagcgattctcttgcctcagcctcccaagtagctgggaccacaggtgttcgccacaacgcctggctattttttggttgtagttgtcattgttgtttggcaggcccaggctggattcaaacccgccagctctggtgtatgtggctggtgccttagctgctcgggctacaggtgctgagccataggcAAAGGTTTTAAATGGGGGCACTGGGGTTGATGAGGAGGCGAGaaagcctttttttgtttttgacctcAGAAAAATGAATGATGTCTTCTCTCACAGGTGGCCCTGGATAAGGGCTGCTCCCAGTTCCGCCTGGCAGTCCTGGATTGGAACAAGAGGGCCATAGACTTGTACAAGGCCCTAGGAGCCCAAGATCTTACTGAAGCTGAGGGCTGGCATTTCTTCTGCTTTGAAGGAGAGGTGATGAGGGACTTGGCAGGAAGGTGATGCCATCATTGCTTGGGGATCTCTCCCTACTTGAGTTTCTCCTCCACCAGCTCAAGACTATTTCCACACATAGGCCTCCCTGGAGGAGAGTGGGTTGGGGGGTGCCTATGCTGAAGTATGGATAAGGCAGAATTGTGGGAGAGGCCTTTCCTCTTTGTTGAGTatgatatataataataaatgagaATGACTATGTTCTGTGTGGTATTACATAGAGGAGTTGATGAAGTGGTAAGCACTTCAAGACCCTTCTGGATGGAGCCTTCTGGTCAGTTGATGTTTTTCCTGGGGGTAAGGGTGGGCCCAATGTGACTTTAACTTTTAGTGGGCCAGGATCTTGGCTGTGGCCTGTAGACGATAAAGAGGAGCAAGGAGCAAGCTTGGTACATCAAGCCTGTTGGTAACTTTTGGGACCCAAAAAAAGGCCTAAAACGTGTGGACTGAGCTGTGCCAGATCCAGGACTGAGGGAGGCCCAGAGCTCAGCAGACAGAACAGACTGCTGCCACCTGGTGTTGGCATTTTAAGGAGCACTGGGAAGGATCATTTGCCCCAACTTTAAGAACTCAGAgtaagcagtggctcacactcagTCTCCCAGTGCTAGCacaatcctagcactgggaggccaaggcaggtggattgcttgagcccaggggtttgagaccagcctgagcaagagtgagaccatttccactaaaaacagaaaaaacagctaggtgtggtggcaggcgaCTTTAGTATCAGTTACTGGGGAGACTAAAgtaagaggatcgtttgagcctaagagtttgaggcttcagtgagctatgatgatgccacagcactctacctaggatgacagagtgagattttgtctccaaaaaaaaacaaaaaaagcctggtgatgtggttcatgcctgtaatcctagcagtctgggaggccgaggcaggtggattgcttgagctcaggaggttgagactagcctgagcaagagtgagatcatgtctctcctaaaaatagaaaaactctcctacaatgctaggattataggcatgcaccattGTACACTACCCtgtctattttttaaactttctagcCTCTCATCACTTATGTTCCCTACCTAGTAAACCTTTTTTCCTGTTTGCTAATCTATGTTGTTCACAACCTTTGTTATCTTCaaatgcttctttatttttttattttttattttttttgaaacagagtctcactaggtcaccctcagtagagtgccgtagcatcacagctcacagcaacctgaaactcttgggcttaagagattctcttgcctcagcttcccaagtagctgggactacaggcacccgccacaacatctggctattttttggttgcagttgtcattgttgtttagcaggcccaggctggctcgaacctgccagcctcagtgtatgtggccggcgccctactcactgagctacggtcaCCGGGCCCAAATGCTTCTTTATCTTTGTTAAGCTTCTGTTGATTTGACCTCTGTGCTTTGAATTAGATGGTGTGCCAATGTGCAATTGTTGTTTAATTGCCTTGGAAATTATATGTGTCTGTATATTTTCATACCAATTTACTGCAGGTCCTTAGAGGTCAGGTATGTATCTAATCTTTCAGCATATAGATAACACTTTCTATGTACCagttgttaaataaattatttttaaaataaaaatagaaaagctagccaggcatggtggcacgtgcctatagtcccagctacctgggaggctgagcaaggggatcccttgaacccaggagtttgaggttgctgtgacttatgatgacatcactgcactctactcagggtgacaaagtgagactctgtctcaaaaaaaaaaaaaaatcatgctgagAATGGTGGTTCTAATTCCAGctttgggaagatcacttgaagccaggagtttgagaccatctgtATACctaagcaacaaagtgagaccctgtctctacaaaaaaaaaaaaaaaaattatgttattgttgtagttgtcattgttgtttagcaggcctgggccaggttcgaacccactagcctcatgtatgtggctggcgcctaaccactgagctactggcgccgagcctacaaaaaaattgttttttccttttctaaccaCCAGACTACCAgggatacaaaattaaaaaaaaatttttttttccaggtgtggtggtgcttgcctgtagtcccagttactcaaaagactgaggcaggattattccctacacccaggagttggaggcttcaATGAGCTATGAGtatgccattgtactccagcctgggcaatagagtaagatcctaggccaagcatagtggctcacccctataatcccagcactctgagaggctgagattgcctgagctctgaaGTTAGAGACacctgtcacttaaaaaaaaatagcggggcattgtggcagacacctgtagtcccagctactcgggaggctgaggcaagagaattactggagggtggcacctgtggctcaaaggggtagggcgccagccccatatgctggaggtggcgggttcaagcctagccctggccaaaaactgaaaagaaaaaaaaagagagagagaattacttaagtccaagagttttaggttgctgtgagctatgactccatgggactctactgagggtgataaaatgagactgtctaaaaaaaaaaaaaagtgctgggctcaaggctcacgcctctaatcctagccttctgtgaggctgaggcaggtggattgcttgagctcatgagttcaagaccagcttaagcaagattgagaccccatctctaaaaaacagttgggcattgtggcagcaggCACCTCTgagttgctcacagcaacctcaaactgctcaGGATGCCGAgggaagagaattacttgagcccaggagtttgaggttgctatgagccacaGCAACTACCCAGGCTGactaccccccaaaaaaagaaatagagtaagatcctgtttcaaaaacaaacaaacaaaaaaaagaaatcatctccACCAGCTAGTGCTTTTTCAGAAGTAACAAAATCTTTGTTCTCAGTCTGGCATGCCTTAAAAAGAGTAAAGTTCAGCAAAACCAAAGCAaaccggctcggcgcctgtagctcaagcggctaaggtgccagctgcgtacacctgagctggcaggttcaaatccagcctcggcccaccaaacaacaatgactgctgcaactaaaaaatagccgggcgttgtggcaggcgcctgtaatcccagctacttgggaggcggaggcaggagaatcgcttgagccctggagttggaggttgctatgagctgtgatgccacagtactctacccagggtaacagcttgaggctctatctcaaaaaaaaaaaaaaaaaaagcaaagcaaacctTTAGGATGATGGgataaagagaaaaactcatttcccatgttcataatattttattatgcatGTATTGCAGGTTTGTTGTAGGACAATTGGAAtgtatgcataaaataaaaatagtgccggtcatggtggctcacgcctgaaatcctagcactctgggaagacaaggcaggtgaattgcttgagctcacaggtttgagaccagcctgagcaaaagcgagcccccatctctaaaagcagccaggtgttgtggcgggcgcctgtaatcccagctatttgggaggctgaggcaagaagatcactcaaactctacctagggcaacaaagtgagactctgtctgaaaagaaaataaaaataagtaaaagggtggtgcctgtggcttaaaggagtagggcactggccccatatgccggaggtggcaggttcaaatccagccccggccaaaaactgcaaaaaagaaaaaaataataagtaaaaataaaaatgaaattaaaatagaaggGTCAGGCATAATCCCATGtgtttgtaatcccagctgctcaggagactgaggtgggaggatcacttgaacccagaagttcaagactaacctgtgcaacacagcaagaccctatctcaaaattgaaaaaaaaaaaagaatagacctAATTTATACAGTCACTACTAACCTTTGGTAttgattctttgtttttgtttttaataatatgtGTGGgcgtgtatatatattttttaagtttgggGTTGCCAGGagacatatatgtgtgtgttatataaTTAGTTATGTGAGTAGGGGTTTATGGAATCATACTGTTTTGtagtccatttaaaaaatttaaccatATGTCAGaaacatcttcctttttttttttccctgagacagagtctcactttggcgctctcagtagagtgctgtggtattatagctcacagcatactcaaactcttgggctccagtgattctcttgcctcagcctccccagtagctgggactacaggtgcccaccacaacacccggctatttttttgttgcagttgtctttgttgttttagctggctggggccggttcaaaccaccagcctcCACCtgtgtggcctgcaccctacccactcagctatgggcacgacccaatgcctggctatttttagagacaggctgtcactcttgctctggatcagtgagctcaggcaatccacttgcttcagcctcccacagtgctaggattacaggcgtgagccaccgcactggcCCCTCCTTTATTGTTAAATATACATCTAtgatcatttcttcttctttttttttttttaatctctggacACTGTTGGATAgtatcatcactttttttttttttgtagagacagagtctcactgtactgcccttggtagagtgccgtggcgtcacacggctcacagcaacctctagctcttgggcttacgcgattctcttg is a window of Nycticebus coucang isolate mNycCou1 chromosome 18, mNycCou1.pri, whole genome shotgun sequence DNA encoding:
- the SAT2 gene encoding thialysine N-epsilon-acetyltransferase isoform X1 yields the protein MASLRIREAKEGDCGDILRLIRELAEYEKLSDQVKISEEALRADGFGENPFYHCLVAEILPAPGELQGPCIVGYGVYYFIYSTWKGSGIYLEDIYVMPEYRGQGIGSKIIKKVAEVALDKGCSQFRLAVLDWNKRAIDLYKALGAQDLTEAEGWHFFCFEGEVMRDLAGR
- the SAT2 gene encoding thialysine N-epsilon-acetyltransferase isoform X2 → MASLRIREAKEGDCGDILRLIRELAEYEKLSDQVKISEEALRADGFGENPFYHCLVAEILPAPGELQGQGIGSKIIKKVAEVALDKGCSQFRLAVLDWNKRAIDLYKALGAQDLTEAEGWHFFCFEGEVMRDLAGR